The Ammospiza caudacuta isolate bAmmCau1 chromosome 18, bAmmCau1.pri, whole genome shotgun sequence region GCACAGTCGCAGATTCCTACCGCTGGGTGAACCACACAGTTGGCAACAAAACAGTTGTGGAGGAAGGTTATTACTATCTCAACAACTTTGACAACATTCTGAACAGCTTTGGTAAGGGCACTTTTGTCCCTAGGAAAGATTATCCTGtgttcctgcagagctggatggCTCTGTAATGCTCATGTGAGCCTGGGACTCTTCCAGGCAGTCCTGCTAATGCACCTCACTCACATCCTGCTCTTTCTGTCTGGAGAGCTCCAGCTGACTGACTGTGCCAGGATGCTCTGCAGGGTAAGCAGAGGTCTCTCAGAGCCAGCTGGAAGGCAGCACATCTGTTCTGGCTGGTGATCAGAGCAGAGGTGTTCAAGGAGGGCATTAAGGCACTGCCCTTCTAAAGAACCAGCAGCGTTGCCTCTCTTTAAACCCTCTGATGAAGAATAATTTGAATGTGTTGATTGCTCTCCATGATTTTCCATAATGTGTGAGCAGAGTGCTTATCTCCTGGAGATTTCagagctctccatgctctctgGTGAGGAGTCAGGTCTGGTTTCTTTAGGAAACAGAGATGAAGCCAGGCTGCAGGTTCTGTGTGTCTGAAGGAATTGCAGTGGGGAGGGTCTGCATTCTTTCTGGATTTGCTGTCTTTATTCAAACTTGGCTTGTGTCAGTCTTGCCTGTCAGACACTTTACCTAAAAATCACTGTAAAGCAGGTCAGGGTGGATAAAACAATtccctgtgtgtgttttctcctttttgtgtgCAGTGACACTGTTTGAGCTGACGGTGGTCAACGACTGGTACATCATCATGGTGAGTGATGCAGGCTGCACAGACTGCCACCTTCCACAGCACCACTCCTTTCCTCCCATGGTGCCTTTGTTGCCTGGTATCTTTTGGCCTTGATTGTTGGGAGGCATTTGGCCCCTGCCATGCTGCTGGGCACGTTTCAGGCTTCACAGGCTCGACAAATGAAGTCACCCTGTGCTCCAGTTTGTCACCCTGCTGTCCAAAGCCACCAGCTTTGGATGTTCTGTGTGTTTGCCTGTAGGAACATCTCTTTTTAGCTGCAAGGATCTCTTGGGGCACTGAGCATTGCACAAGCAGTCCCTGGGGGCAGAGTGTTTATGCTGCTTTGTGCCTTTGATAAGCAGTTAACCGCTGCTTCTCCCTCCTTTGTGCACTGCTCacttcttccctctcctctttaGGAAGGGGTGACGTCCCAAACCACTCACTGGAGCCGTCTGTACTTCATGATCTTCTACATTGTGACCATGGTGGTGATGACAATCATCGTGGCTTTCATCCTGGACGCCTTTGTGTTCCGCATGAACTACACTCGCAAGAACCAGGATTCAGAAGGTCAGAGCTGAGGCCTGGCTCACCTGCAGCCTTGTGTCTTCTCTCCCCTTCCTACTTCATGTCTCTAGGAGTAAATGGAATTGGCCAGGAAAAAACAgatcttttattatttttttttaacctgacaTCCTGAGCTAATTCTGTTGCTCGTTGTTCTTTTGCTCGAGCTTGTTCTTTGTGTGATATTTCTGTCTGGTctttctgctctgcccctcatctctcccccagaattccccaaaaagCATGGGTGGGTGTATTTATGTGGCTTTTATATatatctgtgcacacacacatacaaactTCAACCACTCTAGCCATTTCAGCCAAATTCTTTGAAATAGAAAGTCTGTGTACGTTTCATGCAAGGTTTCTAGGAAACATTGCAGCAGTGGTGTAGCAAAGCTCAATGAGGGACCTTGCAGGAAGGGAAgattgataatttttttaaaccaatttCCCTTCCTCACTAATGCCCTCACTGGTGGCAGGATGTGTCTCCAAGGTGATTTGCCAGCACTTTTTGCCACGACCTGGAGGACAACAGACACTGCTTGTCCAGTTCTTCCCAAATTTTCTGGTTGTGCTCAGGCTGCTGactctgtgctggttttggacATGCCTTTCCCTGTAGGAACTGGGCTCTGCATCCCCCTCATCACTTACTCATTGTCCTTTTCCTCCTGAGTGGGGGGTCTGGAACTGCAGGCCCCTTCCTGACCTGCTAATTCAGGTGCCAAAGCCACACTCATGGCTCACagcccttttcctgctgttgctTCAGGTGAAAGCTCCACCCCCCTGGGTTTTTAGGCGCCAGAAGATCAAATTTGTGTGTCCCAGAAGCTGTTAATTAGGGAAACATGTGTGATCCTTCCTGCACCCAGTTTGAAGGGAGCAGTGAAGGACATTGGTTAGCCCTGGGCTCCCAAGCTCTCTTAGGCAGGTGAAGGTCAAAAGGCAGAAACTCTTAAGTGATATTTGATTTCTTAACTTACAGGCCAGCAAAAAAGCtacaagatttattttcttttaagataCCAAGGAGCCTGATGAGAATAGTTTGAGTCAGAAGGTTTGCTGGCCCTTCTCACTAGTTAACTTTCTCCCTGCCTTGTTTGGGTTGAACGTATCCATGTTCCAGTCACAGAAGCAGGAACAGGCTGCACCTGAGCTCTGGCTTGGCCCTGTGTGCTTTAGCTTTGCCTTCCAGGTTATCATAGCAGCTGCTGAAGCAATGCTCATCttggtgacttttttttccccctctttctgTTTCTTGCCTCTCCAGAAGACAATGGCATTGTTCTGGAGAAGGAGATCTCCAAGGAGGAGGTGATTGGCATAATTGAGCTGTACAAGAGGACTTCAGCTGCTACTGaaacagctcagctgcagaaGATTGTGTTGCAGATGGACAAATATGGGGTAAGAGGAAACACTGAGAATTCTCACCTTCAGGGAGGGAGATGTGCCAGGGCCACTGTGTCTGTGTGGAGAGAGAAGATCCACCTGCCTGTGTAGTgtgagggctgagctgctggaggaactgcagcatctcagaattttgctgctctggaaaagcagcagctgctccttgaATAGCCCTGACAAAGTCTGGTCCCTGCTGCCTCAAAACTTCCCTAAGAGCTGTCCTGGCCCCTGCTGACTGGAGAGAAAGCATATTTATATTTCCTCTAAGGAAGCCACTCTCTCATAATTCTCCTGCTTGTCTCTCTGTGCCATCAaagagcactggggctgggacagtCCATGCGGCAGCATGATGGCATTAATTCCTGACCCTTCCTTTCTCCATTGCACTGCTTATGTTTCCATTCTAAAACATTCTATACTGGGAAGATGAGCTCTTGTGTCAGAACTGTTGTCTCAtgcagctgggcagagctgagtgTTTGTTTTAGCAATGACCATGGTACCCCTGTGTCAtcatggcacaggggctgcagcctctcAGGTGACAGCAGAAAGAGCCTGGGATGGCCTGAGCTCATCAGTGGGTGATGCTTGAAGTTCCAGCTGCTCAGTGACTGATGAATGTCTGTCTTGGtgtttcctcctccttccccaacTCTCCAGCAAATGTCCACAGTGTTCCTGGGACGCAGGTCCAGGACCAAGAGTGACCTGAGTATGAAGATGTATGAGGAGGAGATCCAGGtatgtggggctgagctggagctgccagcaggtcCGTGGTGAGAGCATTCTCTGGGATAACAGCCCATCCTGTCCTTTCAAGCACTGGGCACTGCTTTCTCTGAGCCCAGGGTTTGTTGCCCCACAGGGCACATCAGAGCTCCTCAGTGGCTGCAGGTGTGACAGTGACCACCCTGGGGGTGTGCACAGGcactcctgctgtgctgagctgccctgggctccccaggtctctgctggggctgtgagcacactttggtgctgcccagggcttggctgctgagcacagagctcttAAACCTCTGGAATGTGGTTGTGTGTGAGCTTAGGTGTGTCTGTCTGACACAGAAAGCAAGGCTGGCTTGTCCCAGGCTGGCCTGCCTGGTTTGCAGGCTGAGCAGCATGGGAGACAGGTAAATCAGCAGATTCCCTGGAGTTTTAGCAGCACCTTCCTGCCAGTGCCACCCATGGTCAGGAGCTTTCTGCCATGGGTTTGGTCACTGCCAAAGGCAGTTGAAGGTCATAGGCTAATGATTAGTGCTGAAAAAATTAATCTTATAACCATTTGAATCTGTCCTTtgtccccagagcagacagactGGGGCTGAGTCTTGAGTCCCCCTAAGGAAAATGCACTTTATTTACCATGGGGCTGGGTCACCTGCAGAGAAGCTCCCTGTGTGTTCTGCTTGGTCTGTGCCTGAGGGATTGGCACAGCCTGGATGCTGCTCTGCCAGTCCCAGACATCATGGGGACAGCCATCCTCAAGGCCTGGATGCTCAGGAGGGACATCCTGAGGGTGGGAAGTTCCCTTGGCCTCAGTGCCTGCACCACAGGCATGCTGCAGTTAGCTGGGTTGTTAGGCTGCACCCAGGGCTTTGGGAAGAGCCCTCTGTGCCTGGAAAAATCGCAGTGACAGCAGGCTCTGCCCTTTTGGGGTGATCCTAATCCCTGCCTGTTTcctcccctgctgcaggaaTGGTATGAGGAGCActccaggaaggaggaatgccAGCCCCCAGTGCAAGAGGCTgcacctgctgccagcagctccctgaagCCCCTGAGCCTCCGGCAGCGCTCCCAGACTGTCATTTAGGCCCAGCTAACACAGCCACCTTCTATGCAATAACCTAGAGTgttcctgcccagcctgcctggACTTTGGGAGGGTGTATATAGATCTGTCAGTGTACCAGTGTAGGGATCAAACCTTGCCCCCAGCAGTGGTTGCTGAGAAGCCAGAggcccagggggctcaggggaagGCTGCTGCGCACAGATGTGATGCACATCTGGGCAGAACAGAGCCCTTGTCCctctgagccccttcccaggctccagatgctgctgctgcttgtctTAGCGCTAACAGACCTTGGGGAAAGGGATGTGTAATCCATTAACAGCAGGGAATTCGCTGAAGTCACCTGCTTAACAGTAAAACTTGGGCCCTTTTGGAAGATCCCTGTTGCTCAAAGGGTACCATTAACCTAGGGACAAAAGATCAGGGAGTGAGTTTTTGTTTCTGCTCCACCTTCCTTATGCAAAGAAAAGGGAGGTGGTGTGAAATCTCAGCACTTTTGGAAGGGCAGCCTGCCCTCCCCCTCCCTTTTGGCACTCCTAGATGCACTCCAGCAGTAGCTCCAGCTCTGTAGTAGCTCCAGCTCTGATTGCTGAATTTTGCTGTCCCCAAGTAGTTCTGAGGCAGAACTGAGGGCCAGCACCTCATCATGCTATGGCCATAGGTGGGACAGGGCTTTGGGAACTCTGTCTCTGCATCACTGCTGGtcagccctgcccctggcactgcctggcctTGGGGTCACCTCtgcaaagcccagagctccttcTCTGCTCAGGGAGGGGGATTCTGAGGGTGACATGGCTGTGGGGCTCTGCCACttggccacctgccctgtgaaACCTCTCTGTCAGGTCCTTAGCTGGGATAAATGGCTGGGAAGGAGAGTGGAGGGGTTTGCAGCTCCAAGTCTGGCTTttttctgcccagctgtgggTTAAGCAGAGCTCCTGGGCATCACACACTCCTGCTGGTCAGTCCTCATTCCAGCTGAGCAACTCCCAGCCCAGAGTGGGGCTCCTCCCTTGCAGGAATGTTTCTCAGGCTGGAGAAGTTCAGCTCAGTCAGGTGTTGGGAAGATCCACTGAAGAACTCAACTGTTCCCCTGGGTTTTGGATGCAGGAGGAACATGAAAGTCAAGAATTCTTCTCACCTGTCTGCTTTTCTGCACCTGAGAGCtgagggatgaggaggaggggggagaaGGGATCCCTTCTCAGCTCTGCCACGTTTGTGGGATGGTGGCAGTTGTGTCACCTTTGAACCTGTCTCTCCAAGTCCCTCTTCTCCCTGTCGGCACTGGAAGTTCTGAGGGCTGACACTCCCTGGCAGCTGGGATGTTCCCTCACCTCTTGCTGTTTGATCTTTCCTCAGGTTCAGATTAAGAGTGGAGCTTCCTGAGGAGGCATCCCCCTTctcccagtgccccaggccGTGGGAGATGTGTGTGCCCATCCCCTTGTCCCACATGCCGGTCCTTGGTGGCCTCACCTCGTGGCACGAGGACAGCAGGAGAGGGCTGATCCCACCTGGGCAGCTCAGGAGCATTTCTGGGTGGGTGAGACTTTCAGAGGGAGGCAAGACAGAGCTGCTTCTGGAAATCTCTCCCTCCATGGCACAGTGGGAGCACTTGGAAGGAgtggcagagcagcacacacGCACCAGTGGCTGCTCCCAACCCTTGCCAAACTCCCCGGGTGCCTCACGGcaactctttgttttctttctggatACTTGCAGGTATGAAACTGCTTCTGAGCTGACCCATGAAGGACCTTAAAGGGCTGTTTTCCAAACCATAAATTCAACCACAAATGAAGGAGAAGAGCAGTTGTTGCTCTTGCAGTTGCTCTGCGTGGAGTGGCAGCCCGGGAGGTTTATCCAGATTagtcctggggctgcaggagatggTGTTTATTGTGCTTTAACTTGTGGCCAGGGTGAATGAGCATTATGAAGgttagtggggaaaaaaatgtggctGTGGTTAATCTCCACATTCCCCTACAGCTGATTTCTCCTGGCAGGGCTATcggtgactttttttttttttttagtttgggggttgttttctgtgtgtgaaAGGAGCTGTGGCTTTAAGCTGTGCTGAGGAAGGCACTGAGGGCTGATCATGCAATAAAGGGCTCCCTGGAGGGCTGGGGGTCAGGGTGCTGCCTCCAAGGTGTTGATCCTCCCCCACATACCCCCTGTGTTCATTATTTTTGTATAACCAAGGAGGGCAGCAGCAGTTTGCTTCTTCCATTTGACTTTGGAAGGAAACAAAGTTCGAGTACGGGGCATCCCCTTCTATTtatcctcctctccctccccccacaCACAGACTGACAATGGAGACAATCATTTTGTAGGGAGCACGGGAGGAAGCACTGCAGGATTTTGTATGCTGGCGTTTTGTTTATAAAAAAACTGATTTTATGGACGTGTCTGTCAGATGTTCTCTAGATTTTTTTCAGGCGCACTAATAAAGAGCATCCTCGGCTTCGTAAAGGCTTCCTTTCCTCCTTGCCCTGTTATTCCAGAGGTGGGGTTGGCCATGCTGGAGCATTTCCAGTGTTTGAAGAGGAGCCTGCCTGCCCTCTCTGGTGGCAAGTGCTTGTGTTGGGAATATTTTGTGTGCATGCCTCACTGAGCTGCTCCACATTCCTGTTCCAGGACATTACAGAGCCTGCCTTCCCTTCTGCCTTCCCCCTGCCAGCTTTTCCCCTAAACATCAAGATAACTCTTTcaaagttgggttttttaaggTGCAGTGCTGAGGCCAGCAGGGGTGTTTGACCCTGCACCTCTGTCTGGGATGTGTGCCAGGGTTTGGGTTGCTTTTGTGGCAGGAAGTGGGCGTTGTGTCCCGGATCgttccagcagctgccagagcaagGTCGGGGCAGAGCCaagggctgtgggcacagggagggttATTTTTTGTGAAAGCTGCTGGTGTCTGttagaaaaaggagaaatgcttttaaggcccaggaggaaaggaggaggaaccAGTTGTGGTGTTTGCTCAACACCCCCtctctgtggggcagggatgtggggTCCCTCTGTTCCAGCCTGTTCCTGTGTCctctccagctgggagcagcacccccagcccaccccCCGTTCTCCTGGTACTGTGGGCCCTGCAggagtccctgtccccagcgctGAGCCGTGCTGACCCCGttcccagtgtcacagcacgtGACTGCTCTTGGGACATCAGCTACTGGAAACCACTTCCCCAGTCCCTTGGGAAAAACCTCTCTGGGTGTCCCAGGCTCCTCACCCCAAAGGCTCTGTGCTGAGTAAGGCCTGAGTCagaccagcacagagcaggagcaatGGCCCTTGCAGCAGGCAAAAGTCAAGGTTGGGCTTgtgttggtgtttgttttttttattgcagtttTTTACAGTGCCTAAATCTAGTCCTGCCAGAGGTCAACACTGTTTGTGGAAACCTCCAAGTCCTTTCCTACAGCTCTGCCCAccccaggaggaggagaaaagtaGGATCTGAAACTCAGGTTGAAAAACATTACTaaaaaaagcaggggaaaaaccAACCTCCCTTGGTTTGGTGTTTGTGTTTCCCTCAGGCTTTGCTTGCACTAAACCCAGTGCATCCCTGGAGCAGTGTCCCCTTAACCTGTCTGGCTGTGCCCtgtctgctgctccagcccatgGTGCCAACAGGGACAGTCCTTCCTGAGGACAGAGGTGTGCctgggctctggcagtgccaccctgtgctgccccagctctgtcccagagCGTGGCATGGAGCTGAGGAGGCAGAACCAAGTGTCAGCTGTCCCAACTCTgtcccagagcctggcagggaccTGAGGAGGGGAAGGTGAGCTCAGGAGCAGAACCTCCCGTTCTGTGCCCCCCAGCTGGAGCTTCCccatgccctgctcctgctctgccccctgACACAGCTGAGGTTTtgatgctgctcctgcccagagTTCCCTAAATTACAGATGAAAGGAGAGGATGTGGGCACTGAGAGCTCcttccccagagcacagcagggccccagggctggctggcagctccagcagcacggTGAGGCGGAGGTGCCCTtgtcccctggcagggacagggagggcacgGCCAGGCCCCGCTGCAGTGGGAGGCAGAGCGAGCTccggggctggagctgctcagggggTGGAGAAATGGATGACCCTGAACTCGGTGAGCAGGGCCACGCACAGGAACAGCAGGTAGGAGGCGATGAGGCAGACGCCATAGGGCTGTCCCAGCTGGAAGCACTGCGCCGGCACCGTCACCAAGGAGAACaccaggctcagccccagcgcCCCGGCCAGCACCCACACCAGGGGGCTGTCGGGctccagctgtggggacagcagcgTGATTGTGGTGACAacggctcctgctgccagcctggcccgTGTCACCGTGTCACCACGGCCTTACCTTCACCAGCGGCTGGCTGCTGGTCatctgcagcaggcagcccagccccacgccAACCAGGATGTCTGCAGCACGTTCAGGATGGACACACAGCACTGAGCCCATCCCTCTGCCTcccatcctcctccttcctgcatGGCTGAAGCGTTCTGTCTCTGTGCTGAATGCCACCCTGAGCACTCGAGGAGAGGCTTCACCCAAAACCCACCTGAGCAATGCACAGCCCTCTTCACTCTTTCCCTTtgtaaaatcccaaatctgccATGCTCCAGCCCAAactcctgccaggctgggggagatgTGGGTCCTGTACCCACAGGGGGTTGCTGCTGGCTGTATCCCTGcccctcccaaacccctcactgtccccttgCACTGTGGGAACGCCGCGGGCTTTACCAGCGTTGGAGGGActctgggatggatcccagctCCTTTGCAGGGATCCCACAGCACAAGGGGCTCTCCTGGGCTGTAGGCAGGGAaactggggcagctcctgccccacgTGGCAGcaccctgtccctggcacacacaggaTACTGAAGATGATGCCCCCGAAGCAGGCGGAGAAGGCCATGCGGGGATAGCCCTGCCGGGCCATGGTCAGGTCGGAGAAGGTGTCTGTGGAGGGACAAAGGAGACCTGGGGCATGGCAGGGGCACCCCAGCGTGTGCCAgggggcactggcagctgcagagccctcaCCCCCGATGCTGTTGCCCCAGGCCAGCAGTGTGAGGCCCAGCACGGTGTTGCTGAGCTGGAAGATGATGCCCAGGGTGCGCAGGATGTTCACCAGCTCCGTGGCTGCGGCGTTGATCCACATGGCACTGGCCAAAAACCCAAGGAAGGCAAACACCTGATGGGAAGAGGAGCAAGCTGGTCCCTGTGTGCATCCCACAGGACCCTGCACACCTCCTGGGGCATTGGAAACTGGGAGAGAGCTCCAgcttcctgctctgccccattctggagcaggctgtgctggtccCTGGtgggtgctcagggctgggggacaccttACACAGTGGTACTTGGGTGGCTCCTCGTTGCTCGTGGtgatgaagatgatgagggccagggcagaggcaaCCAGTGTGACCAGTGCCCAGACTGGGAAGATGCCCTGGATCTGGTAGAGCCCATCTGCACATGGTGGGTAGAGGAGGAACAGAGAGGCTTGAGGTGGAGATAAAGCCTTGCCAGCTACAGCCACCTCTGCCCTACacccccacagagctgctcccctccGTGCCTCTGTTTCCCCAGGCCAGGCCAGACCTGCTCCATTTCCACCCCAGGACCTCAAGCCCCCCAGCCTTGTGAGGGTGTATCCAGCTGCAAACACAGATTGGCTGTCCCCTGTCCATCCCTCCTCCCTACAATGGGAAGCCAGCTCTGATGGGCTACTGCAGTCCCCAGGGCTTTGGTGGCCTCTCAGTCCTGTCCCTTCTGCAAGCTGGGACCGCCCCAGGCTCTTACAGGCGCCTGACTTCAGGGTGAGGACGCAGAGCAGGGGGCTGGTGAGGATGTGCAGGCAGTTGAGGGGTCTCTTCCAGTTCAGGTCATCCTTGTCGGGGTCCACAACAGGAAcggtgagcagcagcaccagctccacgGGCACCTGGCACAGGGGAGACCCACCTGGCACACCCTGCGAGGTGCTCCCAAACCCACTGCCCCTGTCCCAAAGCCCCGGGGGGACAGAgccccaggagccagcagggatggggatgcccCTTGgggggctcctcctgccccccaCTCACCCTGAAGGCCTTGAAGAGCCGCCAGTACCAGGGCTTCCTCCTCCACTTGCGGTAGTCCAGGGGGCTGAGGGCCGAGGCGAGGATGCGCAGGGAGCTCTCCCGGGAGGGCAGCAGGGGCCGGTACTCCTCCCCTGTGAGATGTCACAGGGCTGAGCGGGCTGTGTGTCCCCAAAgagctccccctgccccacGGGCTGTCACCCCACGGGCTCAGTCactggggggctctgggacccccgaggacagagcagagccagccctgatCCCACAAGGAACAACATACCATAGTCCCCGCTGTTTGTGCTCGAGGGCTCCGGCTCTTCCACATCTGTCGGCATCTCtgtggggaagaggagagggcAGGGGAACTGGAAGAGCACCCCAACACCCCGGGggtcccatcccagctgggcagcCCTTACCTGGCTCCCAGGCTCCGGGAGAGGCCAGCCCGTCCCCGCGCTGCCGCCGGTGGATCCAGGTGCAGAGCACCACGGTGAGCACGTAGAACACGTAGAGCCCCAGGTAACCTGAGATGGGGGAGTCATGGGGGGGTCACGGCACCCCCGGGCTGCTCCCACcgtgcccagctcccccagcactcACCCAGAGCCTCTCCCAGCCTGATCCTGCCCAGGTAGAGCACCACGAAGGTGAGGAAGACGGCCACCATGTAGAAGATGATGTCCCTGAGGAAGGGCCTGGAGGCGGCCGTGAAGGGCTTGACCAGGGCGATGCCCCCGGCCACCACCGTGGTCACAAACACACCGGCACCTGCCAACACAGGGGGGCTCTCCTGGGACAGGGGAACATCCCACAAACCCAAAATGTCACCCTGTGAGGAGATGGCACTGGGGCTCCCTTACCAAAGATGGCCCCAATGGCCAACCCTGCTGTCCGGGGGTCAGAGAAAGCCACCACAGCACTGAAGACATCAGGGGCCCCGTTCCCAAAGGCCAGGAAGGTGACACCATGGAGAGAGGACGTCAAGGAAAAGACCTGGTGTCCTTCTCCCTGTGGGGACATGGGTGCTGTGCACCTCTGTCCAGTGCCAGCACATGACCGCTCGTCCCACTGTAACCTCCCAAtgggcttcccctggcacagcaccaAGGGGACACAAAGTGACCCTGTCACGGCCacctcccctgccctgtccccacatccctcctGACTGATTTGCCAAGGATACTGCCACGTTGTGGGACAGCTTCAGGTTGGTGGAGATGGCTGATAAATTGGGGCAGAAGCTGGAAGGGCAGAAAAGGAGACACAGAGAGGTGATGGGGCTACTTGGGGCTCCTGCTCGCTCTGGGGACGGTCCCCTCCTCTGCAGGGCCACTCACAACTTCTCTGCTGTCACACCGAGGATGATGAACAGGTACAGGAGCCAGAGAGCCTGTGGGGTCAGGAGTGGCACACAGAGGGGTCAGTGGGGTCCCCACCACACACccccccagcacagcatccccagcactgccctttcCCGTCCTTACATAGAGGGTGacagccaggggcagcagccggggCGGGAAGACACAGAAAACCCCATCGAGGTAGT contains the following coding sequences:
- the SLC8B1 gene encoding mitochondrial sodium/calcium exchanger protein isoform X1, which produces MGPGPAGLPGALSLPGALPAGPPLLLDAGHTVPPAGDALSHARSLDCWEVREHNSSEWCHFIRSNPDCRLDGGFLDYLDGVFCVFPPRLLPLAVTLYALWLLYLFIILGVTAEKFFCPNLSAISTNLKLSHNVAGVTFLAFGNGAPDVFSAVVAFSDPRTAGLAIGAIFGAGVFVTTVVAGGIALVKPFTAASRPFLRDIIFYMVAVFLTFVVLYLGRIRLGEALGYLGLYVFYVLTVVLCTWIHRRQRGDGLASPGAWEPEMPTDVEEPEPSSTNSGDYGEEYRPLLPSRESSLRILASALSPLDYRKWRRKPWYWRLFKAFRVPVELVLLLTVPVVDPDKDDLNWKRPLNCLHILTSPLLCVLTLKSGAYGLYQIQGIFPVWALVTLVASALALIIFITTSNEEPPKYHCVFAFLGFLASAMWINAAATELVNILRTLGIIFQLSNTVLGLTLLAWGNSIGGEGSAAASAPWHTLGCPCHAPGLLCPSTDTFSDLTMARQGYPRMAFSACFGGIIFNILVGVGLGCLLQMTSSQPLVKLEPDSPLVWVLAGALGLSLVFSLVTVPAQCFQLGQPYGVCLIASYLLFLCVALLTEFRVIHFSTP
- the SLC8B1 gene encoding mitochondrial sodium/calcium exchanger protein isoform X2, whose protein sequence is MGPGPAGLPGALSLPGALPAGPPLLLDAGHTVPPAGDALSHARSLDCWEVREHNSSEWCHFIRSNPDCRLDGGFLDYLDGVFCVFPPRLLPLAVTLYALWLLYLFIILGVTAEKFFCPNLSAISTNLKLSHNVAGVTFLAFGNGAPDVFSAVVAFSDPRTAGLAIGAIFGAGVFVTTVVAGGIALVKPFTAASRPFLRDIIFYMVAVFLTFVVLYLGRIRLGEALGYLGLYVFYVLTVVLCTWIHRRQRGDGLASPGAWEPEMPTDVEEPEPSSTNSGDYGEEYRPLLPSRESSLRILASALSPLDYRKWRRKPWYWRLFKAFRVPVELVLLLTVPVVDPDKDDLNWKRPLNCLHILTSPLLCVLTLKSGAYGLYQIQGIFPVWALVTLVASALALIIFITTSNEEPPKYHCVFAFLGFLASAMWINAAATELVNILRTLGIIFQLSNTVLGLTLLAWGNSIGDTFSDLTMARQGYPRMAFSACFGGIIFNILVGVGLGCLLQMTSSQPLVKLEPDSPLVWVLAGALGLSLVFSLVTVPAQCFQLGQPYGVCLIASYLLFLCVALLTEFRVIHFSTP